A genome region from Cardiocondyla obscurior isolate alpha-2009 linkage group LG14, Cobs3.1, whole genome shotgun sequence includes the following:
- the LOC139107853 gene encoding uncharacterized protein has protein sequence MGDHKLTFEELSTVLVQIEACMNTRPLCPLSNDPEDLDVLTPAHFLTGGVSTLIPEAKLIDIPENRLNRYQLLQKIRSHYWKRWLQEYLTNLQERTKWFRESENIRVGQLVILREEGLPPAKWLMGRILKIHPGADGLVRVVTLKTSTTVLKRPITRIIPILQEEEKDKEERSSIGQRKDK, from the coding sequence aTGGGGGATCATAAGTTAACTTTCGAAGAACTAAGCACAGTTTTAGTGCAAATAGAAGCTTGCATGAACACAAGGCCGTTATGTCCTTTGTCAAATGATCCAGAAGATTTAGATGTGTTAACTCCCGCACATTTCCTCACAGGGGGAGTTTCCACTTTGATTCCAGAAGCCAAGTTAATTGACATTCCAGAAAATCGATTGAATCGATATCAGCTTCTGCAAAAAATAAGGTCGCATTATTGGAAGCGCTGGTTACAAGAATACTTGACCAATTTGCAGGAGCGAACCAAATGGTTTAGGGAATCAGAAAACATAAGGGTAGGTCAACTAGTAATTCTCAGAGAAGAAGGTTTACCTCCTGCAAAGTGGTTAATGGGAAGAATTTTAAAGATTCATCCTGGGGCAGATGGTTTAGTCAGAGTGGTCACTTTAAAGACATCAACCACTGTTTTAAAAAGACCAATCACAAGAATAATACCAATTCTtcaggaagaagaaaaggataagGAAGAAAGATCTTCTATCGGACAGAGAAaagataaatag
- the LOC139107854 gene encoding uncharacterized protein — protein MYVHFAHQECWHGGITLTLSTLRTHVWILGASSLIKKMLRNCTKCKRFQTTSLTQQMGDLPFHRVNFERPFSISGVDYAGPLQIRRNPGRGHSANKGYIALFICLATKAVHLEAVGDLSTEAFLGAYRRFAGRRGICRNLYSDNGTNFKVADVELRKMFEESSEFFRENSGEISFSRNRMEIYSSKNTTFWRNMGGRN, from the coding sequence ATGTATGTGCATTTTGCACATCAAGAATGCTGGCATGGAGGAATTACATTAACTTTAAGCACTCTTCGTACTCATGTTTGGATTTTAGGAGCCTCCAGTCTCATCAAGAAAATGTTGCGGAATTGcacaaaatgtaaaagatttcAAACAACATCTTTAACGCAACAGATGGGAGATTTACCTTTCCACAGAGTAAATTTTGAACGTCCTTTCTCAATTTCGGGGGTAGATTATGCAGGACCTTTGCAGATACGACGGAATCCTGGACGTGGACATTCTGCTAATAAAGGATACATAGCTTTATTCATTTGTCTCGCAACTAAAGCGGTTCATTTAGAAGCGGTAGGAGATTTAAGTACAGAAGCCTTTCTTGGAGCATATCGACGTTTTGCAGGACGACGAGGAATATGTCGTAATCTTTATTCTGACAACGGTACAAATTTCAAGGTAGCAGATGTCGAGCTTAGGAAGATGTTCGAAGAATCTTCCGAGTTTTTTAGGGAAAACAGCGGAGAAATTAGCTTCTCAAGGAACAGAATGGAAATTTATTCCTCCAAGAACACCACATTTTGGCGGAATATGGGAGGCCGGAATTAA